One genomic region from uncultured Subdoligranulum sp. encodes:
- a CDS encoding glycosyltransferase family 4 protein, with protein MAILRPDKDKEKNKRPRVLLVPPPDLPVPAVQGGAVETLLTHLIRENEREGQLDLLCTSVPDEAARRAAEGLKHTKMLYIPRPHGHRRYWPMVFVERCLGIAAPYDPWYQKVQLSLALEPPGPDLIVAEGGNLTQCSAISRMFGRKRCLAHLHGQTACSPVMDTIYGGILALSEFIREDYLKTSTLDPKRAYIWYNCVDTKRFRPGPPPLALRTRLGFGDRDFVVLFCGRLDPDKGIHKLMEALALLPVPQIKLLIVGSPFFGRTQQSSFLRRLEQQARALGNRVQFTGYIPNEDLPDYYRLADLVCVPTLVEEAAGLVAVEAMACGRPVLATRSGGMPEYLEGSQAVLVERGDNIADQLAWSIRMLYEHPALCAEMGAAGTKRAQDFSVERYYKEFVRIVQDVLQNGGAL; from the coding sequence TTGGCCATCCTGAGACCCGATAAAGACAAGGAAAAGAACAAGCGTCCCCGCGTGCTGCTGGTGCCGCCCCCCGATCTGCCGGTTCCGGCGGTGCAGGGCGGCGCCGTGGAGACCCTTCTGACCCATCTGATCCGCGAAAACGAGCGGGAGGGCCAGCTGGATCTGCTCTGCACCAGCGTTCCCGACGAAGCCGCCCGCCGCGCCGCCGAGGGACTTAAGCACACCAAGATGCTCTATATTCCCCGGCCCCACGGCCATCGCCGGTACTGGCCCATGGTGTTTGTGGAGCGCTGCCTGGGCATTGCGGCCCCCTACGACCCCTGGTACCAGAAGGTACAGCTCTCGCTGGCGCTGGAGCCCCCCGGCCCCGACCTCATCGTGGCGGAGGGTGGCAACCTGACCCAGTGCAGCGCTATCAGCCGGATGTTCGGCCGCAAGCGGTGCCTGGCCCATCTTCACGGGCAGACCGCCTGCAGCCCCGTCATGGACACCATCTACGGCGGCATTCTGGCGCTGAGCGAATTCATCCGGGAAGACTATCTCAAGACCAGCACGCTGGACCCCAAGCGCGCCTATATCTGGTACAACTGTGTGGACACCAAACGGTTCCGCCCCGGTCCCCCGCCGCTGGCGCTGCGCACCCGGCTGGGCTTCGGTGACCGGGACTTTGTGGTGCTCTTCTGCGGGCGCCTCGACCCCGACAAGGGCATCCACAAGCTGATGGAGGCCCTGGCCCTGCTGCCGGTGCCCCAGATCAAACTGCTGATCGTGGGCAGTCCCTTCTTCGGCCGCACCCAGCAGAGCAGCTTCCTGCGCCGGCTGGAACAGCAGGCCCGCGCCCTGGGCAACCGGGTCCAGTTCACCGGCTACATCCCCAACGAGGACCTGCCCGACTACTACCGGCTGGCCGATCTGGTCTGTGTGCCCACCCTGGTGGAGGAGGCCGCCGGTCTGGTGGCCGTGGAGGCCATGGCCTGCGGCCGCCCCGTGCTGGCCACCCGCAGCGGCGGCATGCCGGAGTACCTGGAAGGCAGCCAGGCCGTGCTGGTGGAACGGGGCGACAACATCGCCGACCAGCTGGCCTGGAGCATCCGCATGCTCTATGAACACCCCGCCCTCTGTGCCGAGATGGGCGCCGCCGGGACCAAGCGGGCGCAGGATTTCTCGGTGGAGCGGTATTACAAGGAATTTGTCCGCATCGTGCAGGATGTACTGCAGAACGGAGGTGCCCTATGA
- a CDS encoding glycosyltransferase family 2 protein, producing MSQAAICVVVPVYRAEATLDRCVQSILSQQVEGGVRCVLVDDGSPDACGAMCDGWAARDDRVQVIHQDDCGVSSARNAGMAAADSKYLVFLDSDDALRPGALQAALDAQNAAPGDFILWHYTTRQEDETPVCSEASPRPRQALASLWLDCLLAMPWNKLYRTDLAQRVKFNTQYTLGEDLQFVLDYIALLAAETPDFAYRVVESPLTFYDCSRTGTLSTKYHANYCEIWPQHFAKLNAACQAARCPAEDLRQLHRAELTVFAEGVADILRRDPAPLSGIRQDKAAAALRTPWLRALLDQMRAERCYSAYYLPCRWRSTRLVYALAEAKRTGSPLYGKLDWAGYYLLLGRLSRS from the coding sequence ATGAGCCAGGCTGCGATCTGCGTTGTGGTGCCGGTCTACCGCGCCGAGGCCACCCTGGACCGCTGTGTGCAGAGCATTCTCTCCCAGCAGGTGGAGGGCGGTGTCCGCTGCGTATTGGTGGACGACGGCAGCCCCGATGCCTGCGGCGCCATGTGCGACGGCTGGGCCGCCCGGGACGACCGGGTACAGGTCATCCACCAGGATGACTGCGGTGTGTCCAGCGCCCGCAACGCGGGGATGGCCGCCGCTGACAGCAAATATCTGGTTTTCCTGGACTCCGACGATGCGCTGCGCCCCGGCGCCCTGCAGGCCGCTCTGGACGCCCAGAACGCTGCCCCCGGGGATTTTATCCTGTGGCACTACACCACCCGCCAGGAGGACGAAACCCCCGTTTGCAGCGAGGCTTCGCCCCGTCCCCGGCAGGCGCTGGCCTCCCTCTGGCTGGACTGTCTGCTGGCCATGCCCTGGAACAAGCTCTACCGCACCGACCTGGCACAGCGGGTAAAGTTCAACACGCAGTATACTTTGGGTGAAGATTTACAATTTGTACTGGATTACATCGCCCTGCTGGCCGCTGAGACCCCGGATTTTGCCTACCGGGTGGTGGAAAGTCCGCTGACCTTCTACGATTGCAGCCGCACCGGCACGCTGTCCACCAAGTACCACGCCAACTACTGCGAGATCTGGCCCCAGCATTTTGCCAAGCTGAACGCTGCCTGCCAGGCCGCCCGGTGTCCGGCGGAGGACCTGCGCCAGCTGCACCGCGCCGAACTGACGGTCTTTGCGGAAGGGGTGGCGGACATCCTGCGCCGTGACCCGGCCCCTTTGTCCGGCATCCGCCAGGACAAGGCCGCCGCCGCACTGCGCACCCCCTGGCTGCGGGCTTTGCTGGACCAGATGCGCGCCGAGCGCTGCTACAGCGCCTACTATCTCCCCTGCCGCTGGCGCAGCACCCGGCTGGTGTATGCCCTGGCGGAAGCCAAGCGCACCGGTTCGCCGCTGTACGGCAAACTGGACTGGGCCGGCTACTACCTGCTGCTGGGCCGCCTGAGCCGCAGCTGA
- the pflA gene encoding pyruvate formate-lyase-activating protein, with translation MSQQECKGYVHSVETFGLVDGPGVRYIIFLQGCAMRCQYCHNPETWAFTRDTEKTPQEAFAAALRYRNYWRDNGGLTISGGEPLLQMDFVSEVFRLARAKGVHTALDTSGQPFAPDNADWMRRFDAMLENTSLVILDLKEIDDDKHKALTGHTNQNILAMARYVADHGVPLWIRHVLVPGLTDDADGLRQLDAFIKTLPTVRRVEILPYHTLGLFKWQNLGIPYPLDGVRVPTEEEVSTAEDLLHVRDYPDAPQE, from the coding sequence ATGTCACAACAAGAATGCAAGGGATACGTCCACTCGGTGGAGACCTTCGGCCTGGTGGACGGGCCGGGGGTACGGTATATCATCTTTTTGCAGGGCTGCGCCATGCGGTGCCAGTACTGCCACAACCCCGAGACCTGGGCCTTCACCCGGGACACCGAAAAAACGCCCCAGGAGGCCTTTGCGGCAGCCCTGCGCTACCGCAACTACTGGCGGGACAACGGCGGCCTGACCATCAGCGGCGGGGAACCGCTGCTCCAGATGGATTTCGTCAGCGAGGTGTTCCGCCTGGCCCGGGCCAAGGGCGTCCACACGGCGCTGGACACCAGCGGCCAGCCCTTTGCGCCGGACAATGCCGACTGGATGCGCCGGTTTGACGCTATGCTGGAAAACACCAGCCTGGTGATCCTCGACCTCAAGGAGATCGACGACGATAAGCACAAGGCGCTCACCGGCCACACCAACCAGAACATTCTGGCCATGGCCCGGTATGTGGCCGACCACGGCGTGCCGCTGTGGATCCGCCATGTGCTGGTGCCGGGCCTGACCGATGACGCCGACGGACTGCGGCAGCTGGACGCCTTCATCAAGACGCTGCCCACGGTGCGCCGTGTGGAGATTCTGCCCTACCATACCCTGGGCCTGTTCAAGTGGCAGAACCTGGGCATTCCGTACCCGCTGGACGGCGTGCGGGTGCCCACCGAGGAGGAAGTCAGCACGGCGGAAGACCTTCTGCATGTGCGGGACTACCCCGACGCTCCCCAGGAATGA
- the pflB gene encoding formate C-acetyltransferase: MTDFKQWEGFEGRIWKEEVNTRDFIQKNYKPYDGDESFLAGPTEATNKLWGALQVLQKEERAKGGVLDMETEVVSGLTAYGPGYIDPELKDLEQIVGLQTDKPLKRAFMPYGGIKMAEQACTTYGYTPSPKLHEIFTQYTRTHNQAVFDAYTPEMRKARHSHIVTGLPDTYGRGRIVGDYRRVALYGIDFLIKEKQNDFANCGDGTMLDDVIRQREELALQINALKGMKEMAAAYGYDISQPAANAKEAVQWLYFGYLAAIKTQNGAAMSVGRVSTFLDIYIQRDLERGILTEEQAQELIDHLVMKFRMVKFARIPSYNQLFSGDPVWATLEVAGIGMDGRSMVTKTDFRFLHTLENMGPAPEPNITVLYSSALPKTFKDYAARISIKTSSVQYENDDVMKPVWGDDYSICCCVSATQTGKEMQFFGARANLAKCLLYAINGGVDEKLGEQVGPHYAPITSEYLDYDEVIRKYDVMMDWLAGLYVNILNLIQYMHDKYYYEAAEMALIDTDVRRTFATGIAGFSHVVDSLSAIKYAKVKCIRNEQGLVTDYEIEGDFPKYGNDDDRADDIAVNLLRTFIEKIKRRHTYRNSEPTTSILTITSNVVYGKATGAMPDGRKAYTPFAPGGNPSYGAETHGLLASLNSVAKLPYHWALDGISNTQTISPDALGHSEQERVVNLVQVMDGYFDQGAHHLNVNVFGKEKLIDAMEHPEKEEYANFTIRVSGYAVKFIDLTREQQLDVIARTCHKVL; this comes from the coding sequence ATGACAGATTTCAAGCAGTGGGAAGGCTTTGAAGGCCGCATCTGGAAGGAAGAAGTCAACACCCGTGACTTCATTCAGAAGAACTATAAACCCTACGACGGCGACGAGAGCTTCCTCGCCGGCCCGACCGAGGCAACCAACAAGCTGTGGGGCGCTTTGCAGGTCCTGCAGAAGGAGGAGCGTGCCAAGGGCGGCGTTCTGGATATGGAGACCGAGGTGGTTTCCGGCCTGACGGCCTACGGCCCCGGCTATATCGACCCCGAACTGAAGGACCTGGAGCAGATCGTCGGCCTGCAGACCGACAAGCCCCTGAAGCGCGCCTTCATGCCCTACGGCGGCATCAAGATGGCGGAGCAGGCCTGCACCACCTACGGCTACACGCCCAGCCCCAAGCTGCATGAGATCTTCACCCAATACACCCGCACCCACAATCAGGCGGTGTTTGATGCCTATACCCCCGAGATGCGCAAGGCCCGCCACAGCCACATCGTCACCGGTCTGCCCGACACCTACGGCCGCGGCCGCATCGTGGGCGACTACCGCCGCGTGGCGCTGTACGGCATCGACTTCCTGATCAAGGAAAAGCAGAACGACTTCGCCAACTGCGGCGACGGCACCATGCTGGACGATGTGATCCGTCAGCGTGAGGAGCTGGCCCTGCAGATCAACGCCCTCAAGGGCATGAAGGAGATGGCCGCCGCCTACGGCTACGACATTTCCCAGCCCGCCGCCAACGCCAAGGAAGCGGTCCAGTGGCTCTACTTCGGCTACCTGGCCGCCATCAAGACCCAGAACGGCGCGGCCATGAGCGTGGGCCGTGTCTCCACCTTCCTGGATATCTACATCCAGCGTGACCTGGAGCGCGGTATTCTCACCGAGGAGCAGGCCCAGGAGCTCATCGACCATCTGGTCATGAAGTTCCGCATGGTCAAGTTTGCCCGCATCCCCAGCTACAACCAGCTGTTCAGCGGCGACCCCGTCTGGGCCACCCTGGAAGTGGCCGGCATCGGTATGGATGGCCGTTCCATGGTCACCAAGACCGACTTCCGCTTCCTGCACACGCTGGAGAACATGGGCCCCGCGCCGGAACCCAACATCACGGTGCTCTATTCTTCCGCCCTGCCCAAGACCTTCAAGGACTACGCCGCCCGCATCTCCATCAAGACCTCCTCGGTCCAGTATGAGAACGACGATGTCATGAAGCCGGTCTGGGGCGATGACTACTCCATCTGCTGCTGCGTGTCTGCCACCCAGACCGGCAAGGAGATGCAGTTCTTCGGCGCCCGCGCCAACCTGGCCAAGTGCCTGCTGTACGCCATCAACGGCGGCGTGGACGAGAAGCTGGGCGAGCAGGTGGGTCCCCACTACGCGCCCATCACCAGCGAGTATCTGGACTACGACGAGGTCATCCGGAAGTATGATGTGATGATGGACTGGCTGGCCGGTCTGTACGTCAACATCCTGAACCTCATCCAGTATATGCACGACAAGTACTACTACGAAGCCGCCGAGATGGCCCTCATCGACACCGACGTGCGCCGCACCTTTGCCACCGGCATTGCGGGCTTCAGCCATGTGGTGGACTCCCTGAGCGCCATCAAGTACGCCAAGGTCAAGTGCATCCGCAATGAGCAGGGCCTGGTCACCGACTACGAGATCGAGGGCGACTTCCCCAAGTACGGCAACGACGATGACCGCGCCGACGACATCGCGGTGAATCTGCTGCGCACCTTCATTGAGAAGATCAAGCGCCGCCACACCTACCGTAATTCCGAGCCCACCACCTCCATCCTGACCATCACCTCCAACGTGGTGTACGGCAAGGCCACCGGCGCCATGCCGGACGGCCGCAAGGCATACACTCCGTTTGCCCCCGGCGGCAACCCCAGCTATGGTGCCGAGACCCACGGCCTGCTGGCCAGCCTGAACTCGGTGGCCAAGCTGCCCTACCACTGGGCGCTGGACGGCATTTCCAACACCCAGACCATCAGCCCCGACGCCCTGGGTCACAGCGAGCAGGAGCGTGTGGTGAACCTGGTCCAGGTCATGGACGGCTACTTCGATCAGGGTGCCCATCACCTGAACGTCAACGTCTTCGGCAAGGAGAAGCTGATCGACGCCATGGAGCATCCCGAGAAGGAAGAGTACGCCAACTTCACCATCCGTGTTTCCGGCTACGCGGTCAAGTTCATCGACCTGACCCGCGAGCAGCAGCTGGATGTCATTGCCCGTACCTGCCACAAGGTGCTGTAA
- a CDS encoding small multi-drug export protein, translating to MLTSYLYVFFISMVPLIELRGAIPAGVVLGLPLWSVYVVAIIGNMLPVPFIFFFARKVLEWGADKPVIGKFFTFCLQKGHRGGEKLKATAGRGLPWALLIFVGIPLPGTGAWTGTLAASLLDMDFKSSVLACMGGVLLAGCIMGALSLAGVSALGAVVA from the coding sequence ATGCTGACAAGTTACCTGTATGTTTTCTTCATCTCGATGGTGCCCCTGATCGAGCTGCGCGGCGCCATTCCCGCCGGTGTAGTGCTGGGACTGCCGCTGTGGAGCGTCTATGTGGTGGCCATCATCGGCAACATGCTGCCGGTCCCCTTCATCTTCTTCTTTGCCCGCAAGGTTCTGGAGTGGGGCGCCGACAAGCCGGTCATCGGCAAGTTCTTCACCTTCTGCCTGCAGAAAGGCCATCGCGGCGGTGAGAAGCTGAAGGCCACCGCCGGCCGCGGCCTGCCCTGGGCGCTGCTGATCTTCGTGGGCATTCCCCTGCCGGGCACCGGCGCCTGGACCGGTACCCTGGCCGCCAGCCTGCTGGATATGGACTTCAAGTCCAGCGTGCTGGCCTGCATGGGCGGCGTGCTGCTGGCCGGCTGCATCATGGGTGCGCTGAGCCTGGCCGGCGTTTCTGCCCTGGGCGCTGTGGTAGCGTAA
- the lysS gene encoding lysine--tRNA ligase produces the protein MEQNKPQTEQDLSQQAAVRRQKLADLRAAGHDPFVITKYPQDAYSADLKAEFADLPAEAETGKIVTLAGRMMSKRVMGKASFAHLRDQKGDIQIFVKRDLLGDEAYAAFKKLDIGDIIGCKGEVFRTKMGEISVRVSELTLLSKSLLPLPEKFHGLTDREARYRQRYVDLIVNPDVKQTFIKRSAILRELRSYLDGKGFLEVETPILTPFEIGASARPFLTHHNTLNMDMVLRIETELYLKRLIVGGMDRVYEVGRIFRNEGMDPKHNPEFTTIELYQAYTDYHGMMDLVEEMMKTVAQKVCGTLQITYQGKEIDLSHWERMTMTEAVKKYSGVDFDTVQSDEDAIALAKEHHVELPEIPTKGSILAEFFDAFVEENLIQPTFIYDYPVEVSPLAKRKPSNPAITERFEYFINATEFGNAFSELNDPIDQKGRFERQVAERKQIDPDSKAQVDYDYVTALEYGLPPTGGLGFGVDRLVMLLTDSASIRDVLLFPTMKPIDQ, from the coding sequence ATGGAGCAGAACAAGCCCCAGACTGAGCAGGACCTGAGCCAGCAGGCGGCTGTCCGCCGTCAGAAGCTGGCCGACCTGCGCGCCGCCGGTCATGACCCCTTCGTCATCACCAAGTACCCCCAGGACGCCTACTCAGCCGACCTGAAAGCCGAGTTTGCCGATCTGCCCGCCGAGGCGGAGACCGGCAAGATCGTCACGCTGGCCGGCCGCATGATGTCCAAACGTGTCATGGGCAAGGCGAGCTTTGCCCATCTGCGGGACCAGAAGGGCGATATCCAGATCTTTGTGAAGCGGGATCTGCTGGGCGACGAGGCCTACGCGGCCTTCAAGAAGCTGGACATCGGCGACATCATCGGCTGCAAGGGCGAAGTGTTCCGCACCAAGATGGGCGAGATCTCGGTGCGGGTCAGCGAGCTGACGCTGCTGTCCAAGAGCCTGCTGCCCCTGCCCGAAAAGTTCCACGGCCTCACCGACCGGGAAGCCCGGTACCGTCAGCGCTATGTGGACCTGATCGTCAACCCCGACGTGAAGCAGACCTTCATTAAGCGCAGCGCCATCCTGCGGGAACTGCGCAGCTATCTGGACGGCAAGGGCTTCCTGGAAGTGGAGACCCCCATCCTGACCCCCTTTGAGATCGGTGCCTCGGCCCGGCCCTTCCTGACCCACCACAACACGCTGAACATGGACATGGTGCTGCGCATCGAGACCGAGCTCTACCTCAAGCGGCTGATCGTGGGCGGTATGGACCGTGTCTACGAGGTGGGCCGCATCTTCCGCAACGAGGGCATGGACCCCAAGCACAACCCCGAGTTCACCACCATCGAGCTCTACCAGGCCTACACCGACTACCACGGCATGATGGACCTGGTGGAGGAGATGATGAAGACGGTGGCCCAGAAGGTCTGCGGCACCCTGCAGATCACCTACCAGGGCAAGGAGATCGACCTCTCCCACTGGGAGCGGATGACGATGACCGAGGCCGTCAAGAAGTATTCCGGCGTGGACTTCGACACCGTCCAGTCCGACGAGGATGCCATCGCCCTGGCCAAGGAGCATCATGTGGAGCTGCCCGAGATTCCCACCAAGGGCTCCATCCTGGCCGAGTTCTTCGATGCCTTCGTGGAGGAGAACCTCATCCAGCCCACCTTCATCTACGACTATCCCGTGGAAGTCAGCCCGCTGGCCAAGCGCAAGCCCAGCAATCCGGCCATCACCGAGCGCTTCGAGTACTTCATCAACGCCACCGAGTTCGGCAACGCCTTCAGCGAGCTGAACGATCCCATCGACCAGAAGGGCCGCTTCGAGCGCCAGGTGGCCGAGCGCAAGCAGATCGACCCGGACAGCAAGGCCCAGGTGGACTACGACTACGTCACCGCCCTGGAGTACGGCCTGCCCCCCACGGGCGGCCTGGGCTTCGGCGTGGACCGTCTGGTCATGCTGCTCACCGACTCCGCCTCCATCCGTGATGTGCTGCTCTTTCCGACTATGAAGCCCATCGACCAGTAA
- the greA gene encoding transcription elongation factor GreA encodes MAKEVVVTREGYKKLEQDLNELRTVKRKEVADKIKVARGYGDLSENAEYDAAKEEQAIVEARIADLEATLKVARIIDDSELSNDTVSIGMRVKILAEGDDPDEAEEYDITGSTEADMNLNRISDESPVGAALIGHKAGDEVDVTLPNGNIIVYKVLAVSRSK; translated from the coding sequence ATGGCTAAAGAAGTCGTCGTTACCCGTGAGGGTTACAAAAAGCTGGAACAGGATCTGAACGAACTGCGCACCGTCAAACGTAAAGAGGTGGCAGACAAGATCAAGGTCGCCCGCGGCTACGGCGACCTGAGCGAGAATGCCGAGTATGACGCCGCCAAGGAAGAGCAGGCCATCGTGGAGGCCCGCATCGCCGACCTGGAGGCGACCCTGAAGGTGGCCCGCATCATCGATGACAGCGAACTGTCCAACGACACCGTTTCCATCGGTATGCGCGTCAAGATCCTCGCCGAGGGAGACGATCCCGACGAGGCCGAGGAATATGACATCACCGGCTCCACCGAGGCGGACATGAACCTCAACCGCATCAGCGACGAGAGCCCGGTGGGCGCTGCCCTCATCGGCCACAAGGCCGGCGACGAGGTGGACGTTACCCTGCCCAACGGCAACATCATCGTGTACAAGGTGCTGGCCGTTTCGCGCTCGAAGTAA
- the trpS gene encoding tryptophan--tRNA ligase codes for MAEEKRKRILSGIQPTGTPTLGNYIGAVRNWALLQPDYDCLYMVADLHALTVRQVPADLRRRTRELTALLLAVGIDPEKHILFVQSHVPAHCELSWILACNTQFGELSRMTQFKDKSAKHPDNVNGGLFTYPVLMAADILIYNADLVPVGQDQTQHLELARNIANRFNGVYGDTFTLPEGYVPASGAKIMSLAEPTKKMSKSDTNVNSFVLMTDDKDTIVRKFKRAVTDSDGVVRFDRETKPGVSNLMAIYSTFTGKTMEEIEAEFAGKGYGDFKMAVAEVTADALVPVQSEYNRILADKAYVDGVLKDGAQRAARIANRTVSKVYRKVGLLQLDK; via the coding sequence ATGGCAGAAGAAAAACGTAAACGGATTCTTTCGGGCATTCAGCCCACCGGTACGCCGACGCTGGGCAACTACATCGGCGCGGTGCGCAACTGGGCCCTGCTGCAGCCCGACTATGACTGCCTGTATATGGTCGCTGACCTGCACGCCCTGACGGTGCGCCAGGTCCCCGCCGATCTGCGCCGCCGCACCCGCGAACTGACCGCGCTGCTGCTGGCGGTGGGCATCGACCCGGAAAAACATATCCTCTTTGTGCAGAGCCACGTGCCGGCCCACTGTGAGCTGTCCTGGATTCTTGCCTGCAACACCCAGTTCGGTGAGCTGTCCCGCATGACCCAGTTCAAGGACAAGAGCGCCAAGCATCCCGACAACGTCAACGGCGGTCTGTTTACCTACCCGGTGCTGATGGCCGCGGATATCCTGATCTACAACGCCGACCTGGTGCCGGTGGGGCAGGACCAGACCCAGCACCTGGAGCTGGCCCGCAACATTGCCAACCGCTTCAACGGCGTCTACGGCGATACCTTCACGCTGCCCGAGGGCTACGTGCCGGCATCCGGCGCCAAGATCATGTCGCTGGCCGAGCCCACCAAGAAGATGAGCAAGTCTGACACCAACGTCAACTCCTTTGTGCTCATGACCGACGACAAGGACACCATCGTACGCAAGTTCAAGCGCGCCGTCACCGACTCGGACGGTGTGGTCCGCTTTGACCGGGAGACCAAGCCCGGTGTCTCCAACCTGATGGCCATCTACTCCACCTTCACCGGCAAGACGATGGAGGAGATCGAGGCGGAGTTCGCCGGCAAGGGCTACGGCGACTTCAAGATGGCGGTGGCCGAGGTGACGGCCGACGCGCTGGTCCCGGTCCAGAGCGAGTACAACCGCATCCTGGCGGACAAGGCCTACGTGGACGGCGTGCTGAAGGACGGCGCCCAGCGGGCTGCCCGCATCGCCAACCGGACGGTGAGCAAGGTGTACCGCAAGGTGGGGCTTCTGCAGCTGGACAAATAA
- a CDS encoding DUF4179 domain-containing protein produces MRKENFDRSLLDELNRLDPPAVPLAEGEWDRVLASARGQVHAESRPAPRRSRPLLRLVRSAAVAAAACVVLLGSVNLANPAFAESLPLVGTLFSRINRDADTRLRSEQLNGYAQTVKKTAESAASPYTVTLGQIYRDEDWMRLSLVLTAADDSLAGFDTIRADAGGSMPADTAEASGALLLEDGAAILEEGDGWFTRQDDRTFVMGLNYPLFLYETDGSLSGRTVTLQLHDLVACNVEMLEERTSEWGSQYSHWEYHDETPLAGDYTLTFTIPEPGTEGIRSFTGPLTRDGVTLHSLTATPAAARLEIQLPSQYSTQVKLTAADGTLLKAERGEGVHLDENDSNSDYLWTYYFDTVPENSPTVTVTVYKMDYSTQPGTGEVLTEFTVPLS; encoded by the coding sequence ATGCGTAAAGAAAACTTTGACCGCTCGCTGCTGGACGAACTGAACCGCCTGGACCCGCCCGCCGTCCCGCTGGCGGAAGGGGAGTGGGACCGGGTGCTGGCATCGGCCCGCGGGCAGGTGCACGCCGAGAGCCGCCCTGCACCGCGGCGTTCCCGCCCCCTGCTGCGGCTGGTGCGCAGCGCAGCGGTGGCGGCCGCGGCCTGTGTAGTGCTGCTGGGCAGCGTGAACCTGGCCAACCCCGCCTTCGCCGAGAGCCTGCCGCTGGTGGGCACCCTCTTCAGCCGCATCAACCGGGACGCCGACACCCGCCTGCGCAGCGAGCAGCTCAACGGCTACGCCCAGACGGTGAAAAAAACCGCCGAGAGTGCCGCCAGCCCCTACACGGTGACGCTGGGGCAGATCTACCGGGACGAGGACTGGATGCGGCTGAGCCTGGTGCTCACCGCCGCAGACGACAGCCTGGCCGGGTTCGATACCATCCGGGCCGATGCCGGCGGCTCCATGCCCGCCGATACCGCCGAGGCTTCGGGGGCGCTGCTTCTCGAAGACGGCGCCGCCATCCTGGAGGAAGGAGATGGCTGGTTCACCCGGCAGGACGACCGCACCTTCGTGATGGGGCTCAACTATCCCCTCTTCCTCTATGAGACGGATGGCTCCCTGAGCGGCCGGACGGTGACGCTGCAGCTCCATGACCTGGTGGCCTGCAATGTGGAGATGCTGGAGGAGCGCACCAGCGAGTGGGGCAGCCAGTACAGCCATTGGGAATACCACGACGAGACCCCGCTGGCAGGGGACTACACCCTGACCTTTACCATCCCGGAGCCCGGCACCGAGGGCATCCGCTCCTTCACCGGGCCGCTGACCCGGGACGGCGTGACGCTCCACAGCCTGACCGCCACCCCGGCCGCCGCCAGACTGGAGATCCAGCTGCCCAGCCAGTACAGCACCCAGGTCAAACTCACCGCCGCAGACGGCACCCTGCTGAAAGCCGAACGGGGCGAGGGCGTGCATCTGGACGAAAATGACAGCAACAGCGATTATCTCTGGACCTACTACTTTGACACCGTGCCGGAAAACAGCCCCACCGTGACGGTGACGGTCTACAAAATGGACTATTCCACCCAGCCCGGCACCGGGGAAGTGCTGACCGAATTTACCGTGCCGCTGTCCTGA
- a CDS encoding sigma-70 family RNA polymerase sigma factor: MNDRDLTRLLQTDPDAGLQAAMQAYASLVKAVLLRILPRDPRDVEECIADTFVSLWRHAAALEQQKTPLRPWLLVTARNKGIDRYHALCRHAALSLDEELGQTLGEVAEFDRATSDAADWAGGLVAAMDPPDREIFLRKYYLLQSSKEIARALGMTEGTVNTRLSRGRERLRRQLQKKGVHCHA; encoded by the coding sequence GTGAATGACCGGGACCTGACCCGCCTGCTGCAGACTGACCCCGACGCCGGGCTGCAGGCTGCCATGCAGGCCTATGCCTCGCTGGTCAAAGCCGTGCTGCTGCGCATTTTGCCGCGGGACCCGCGGGATGTGGAGGAGTGTATCGCCGATACCTTTGTATCGCTGTGGCGCCATGCCGCCGCGCTGGAACAACAAAAAACACCGCTGCGCCCCTGGCTGCTGGTGACGGCGCGCAACAAGGGCATTGACCGTTACCATGCGCTGTGCCGGCACGCGGCACTATCGCTGGACGAAGAACTGGGGCAGACCCTGGGGGAGGTGGCGGAATTTGACCGCGCCACCTCGGACGCTGCCGACTGGGCGGGGGGCCTGGTGGCGGCCATGGACCCGCCCGACCGGGAGATTTTCCTGCGCAAGTATTATCTGCTACAGTCCAGTAAAGAGATCGCCCGCGCCCTGGGCATGACCGAGGGCACCGTCAACACCCGCTTAAGCCGCGGCCGGGAACGGCTGCGCCGCCAGTTACAAAAGAAGGGAGTGCACTGCCATGCGTAA